The proteins below come from a single Xiphophorus couchianus chromosome 20, X_couchianus-1.0, whole genome shotgun sequence genomic window:
- the yod1 gene encoding ubiquitin thioesterase OTU1: MLRLRCKTKNGSHIMQGLTHQSCVQELKSKVEELTGIPCNVQKIMVGYPPSSLDLRNLDAHLKDYPIKSGDTLIVEEEKNKLKPQDHPIVKAPHLELSPVLARRVVPADNSCLFTSVNYVVEGGVYDPACAPEMRSLIAQIVSSDPTAYCEAVLGKTNEEYCAWIKRDDTWGGAIEVSILSKFYQCEICVVDTQTVRVDRFGEDAGYHKRVLLIYDGIHYDPLQKEVPHSETPPQTIFSTTDDIILAQALELADEARRKRQFTDVNHFALRCMVCQTGLVGQKEAREHAKETGHTNFGEV, translated from the exons ATGTTGCGGCTTCGCTGTAAGACCAAAAACGGGAGCCACATAATGCAAGGTTTGACTCACCAGTCCTGCGTCCAGGAGCTGAAGAGCAAAGTGGAGGAGTTAACAGGGATCCCATGCAATGTGCAGAAAATAATGGTTGGTTACCCGCCATCCAGCCTTGATCTCCGAAATTTAGATGCCCATTTAAAAGATTATCCCATCAAATCAG GAGACACACTCATTGTTGAGGAGGAGAAGAACAAGTTGAAACCTCAGGATCATCCCATAGTGAAAGCGCCCCACTTGGAACTCTCTCCTGTGCTGGCACGTCGAGTCGTCCCAGCAGACAACTCCTGCCTCTTTACTAGTGTGAATTATGTAGTCGAAGGAGGTGTGTATGACCCCGCTTGTGCCCCCGAAATGCGCAGCCTTATAGCTCAGATAGTGTCAAGTGACCCTACAGCTTACTGTGAGGCAGTCCTGGGAAAAACCAACGAGGAGTACTGCGCATGGATAAAACGTGACGACACCTGGGGGGGAGCCATTGAGGTGTCCATCCTGTCCAAGTTTTACCAGTGTGAGATCTGCGTGGTGGACACCCAGACAGTTCGGGTAGATAGATTCGGAGAGGATGCTGGATACCACAAACGCGTGCTGCTTATCTACGACGGCATCCACTATGACCCTCTGCAAAAAGAGGTTCCCCATTCCGAGACCCCACCTCAGACTATCTTCTCTACcactgatgacatcattttGGCCCAAGCCCTTGAACTGGCGGACGAGGCCCGCCGCAAGCGTCAATTCACTGATGTTAACCACTTTGCATTGCGCTGCATGGTGTGCCAGACGGGCCTGGTGGGACAAAAGGAGGCCCGTGAGCATGCCAAGGAGACAGGCCACACCAATTTTGGTGAAGTGTGA
- the LOC114135426 gene encoding specifically androgen-regulated gene protein has product MPKSDTWPGGTESATMNGMESAGSCDSVVSANSGFSEDSLEHLSAEEKACLMFLEETIESLDNEDDSGLSHDEPEQLPASGNISAKLADLSLSLAKSNVNSSHKPSNQPIKKNVDTKHMQSYLVPTPLVVASGSQCSVPSTKSLTPVDKSASPKSQFRSKHNKPAPSHNEKRTAPPVPSEVNVIPSSTKPRENSAKPTEGPLTRGPLSYDALVHLRRNASQRKTPLCPTVDHTIDLDRQCPTPLEGSKLGNVTKPDKSLSDMNKPKALPPVVPPKPKKIPANIYPKIQNESMTAELSESVKQATNPEVVRLEALQKLGLLKGHKHEDGAKPLSKKPARDPSDPTRNPSFCSSQEKTEPKNRPLKNSASVHQPSKEEQQPVLLLHVQSQSSGLKTEGLEHSAKQDNYKNKGKYPQHKLYGKSMKTTTTSQSSSDTPVDSVGYTAMMVPGVGSDRKEALRKLGLLKS; this is encoded by the exons ATGCCCAAAAGCGATACCTGGCCTGGCGGCACTGAATCAGCAACAATGAATGGCATGGAAAGTGCTGGTAGCTGCGACAGCGTTGTCAGCGCAAACTCTGGCTTT AGTGAAGATAGTCTAGAGCATCTTTCTGCAGAAGAGAAGGcctgtttaatgtttttggagGAGACTATTGAGTCTTTGGATAATGAAGACGATAGTGGACTCTCTCATGATGAACCTGAACAACTTCCcgcctctggaaacatttcagcCAAACTGGCTGACCTGTCTCTTTCTCTGGCCAAAAGCAATGTCAACA GCTCACATAAACCAAGTAACCAACCCAtcaagaaaaatgttgacacCAAACACATGCAGAGCTACCTTGTTCCAACACCTCTTGTTGTGGCGAGCGGTTCTCAGTGTTCTGTTCCCAGTACCAAATCACTCACTCCTGTAGACAAATCAGCATCTCCTAAGTCTCAGTTCAGATCCAAGCACAACAAACCAGCCCCCAGTCACAACGAGAAACGTACTGCTCCCCCAGTACCTTCAGAGGTTAATGTGATACCGTCTTCCACAAAACCCAGAGAAAACTCAGCCAAGCCAACTGAAGGCCCTTTAACAAGAGGACCTCTATCTTATGATGCACTAGTTCATTTGCGGAGAAATGCCTCCCAGAGGAAGACACCTTTATGTCCAACAGTTGATCACACTATAGACTTGGACAGACAGTGTCCAACACCACTGGAAGGTTCAAAATTGGGAAATGTCACAAAACCTGATAAATCCCTCTCAGACATGAACAAGCCCAAGGCATTACCTCCTGTTGTGCCcccaaaacctaaaaaaatacCTGCCAACATATAtccaaaaattcaaaatgaatcCATGACAGCAGAACTTTCAGAAagtgtcaaacaagcaacaaatcCTGAGGTAGTGAGACTGGAAGCTTTGCAGAAGCTCGGCCTCCTGAAAGGACACAAGCATGAGGATGGAGCAAAACCTCTCTCTAAAAAACCTGCAAGAGATCCATCAGACCCAACAAGAAACCCATCGTTCTGTTCCTCTCAAGAGAAAACAGAACCCAAGAACAGGCCTCTGAAGAACAGTGCTAGCGTCCATCAGCCATCCAAGGAAGAACAACAgcctgttttattattacatgTTCAGTCTCAATCCAGTGGGTTGAAGACAGAAGGTTTAGAGCACTCCGCTAAACAAGACAACTACAAAAACAAGGGAAAGTACCCACAGCACAAATTGTATGGCAAGTCAATGAAAACCACCACCACATCTCAGTCTTCATCCGACACCCCTGTAGACTCAGTGGGTTACACTGCGATGATGGTGCCTGGAGTGGGATCAGATCGAAAAGAGGCTCTCCGAAAACTTGGTCTGCTAAAGAGTTAA